The following proteins come from a genomic window of Cervus canadensis isolate Bull #8, Minnesota chromosome 3, ASM1932006v1, whole genome shotgun sequence:
- the LOC122438013 gene encoding olfactory receptor 4A15-like codes for MEQRNNVTEFVLLGLPQSVQGQRILFVVFLLIYLVMMMGNLLIILTVVFSPTLHVPMYFFLGYLSFLDGVYSTTVTPNMIIDLLCEKKTISFQACMIQLFIGHLFGGADIILLVVMAYDRYVAICTPLHYLTIMNKQVCILLLLLTLVGGFLHGVLHPLFVYNLRYCGPDVIDHFICDMYPLIKFACSDTSITVLTVLANDGAISSVIFTLLLISYGVILHSLKNVSQEGRHKALSTCGSHITVVLLFFVPSTFTYVRPPCTLPIDKYLTVFYTIITPMLNPLIYTLRNGEMKNAMKKLWIRKGK; via the coding sequence ATGGAACAAAGGAATAATGTAACTGAATTTGTTCTCTTGGGGCTCCCACAGAGTGTCCAGGGTCAGAGAATATTATTTGTTGTCTTCTTGCTCATCTACCTGGTGATGATGATGGGCAATCTACTCATTATCCTGACTGTGGTGTTCAGTCCAACTCTGCATGTCCCTATGTACTTCTTTCTTGGCTACTTATCATTTCTTGATGGTGTTTATTCTACAACAGTCACTCCAAATATGATTATAGACTTGCTGTGTGAAAAGAAAACCATTTCCTTCCAAGCTTGCATGATCCAACTTTTCATAGGGCACTTGTTTGGTGGTGCTGATATAATACTCCTGGTggtcatggcctatgaccgctacgtggccatctgcacACCCTTGCATTATTTGACCATCATGAATAAGCAGGTTTGTATTCTGTTGCTGCTACTCACTTTGGTTGGTGGGTTTTTGCATGGGGTACTTCATCCTCTCTTTGTTTACAACCTTCGCTATTGTGGCCCCGATGTCATTGACCACTTCATCTGTGACATGTACCCCTTGATAAAATTTGCCTGCTCTGACACCTCCATCACTGTCCTCACAGTGCTGGCCAATGATGGGGCAATCTCCTCGGTCATCTTTACGCTCTTACTCATCTCCTATGGGGTCATCCTGCACTCCCTAAAAAATGTTAGTCAGGAAGGGAGGCACAAAGCCTTGTCCACCTGTGGCTCCCACATCACTGTGGTGCTCCTCTTCTTTGTGCCCTCTACTTTTACATATGTGAGACCCCCCTGTACTTTACCTATTGATAAATACTTGACTGTGTTTTATACCATTATCACCCCTATGCTGAACCCTCTAATCTATACTCTGAGAAATGGTGAAATGAAAAATGCCATGAAAAAGCTCTGgatcagaaaaggaaagtga
- the LOC122438014 gene encoding olfactory receptor 4A47-like: MEQRNNVTEFVLLGLTQSVQGQKILFVFFLLIYIVTMVGNLLIVMNVVVSSMRNAPMYFFLGYLSFMNAVYSTTVTPNMIIALLCEKKTISFQACMTKLFIGHLFGGADLCLLVVMAYDHYVAICKPLHYLTIMNKRVCALLLLLAWVGGLLHAVIHPLSVYNLPYCGPNVIDHFICDMYLLLELACTDTHVIALIVLANDGAICMVIFTLLLISYGVILYSLKNLSQEGRRKALSTCGSHITVVLLFFVPCIFTYVRPPSTLSVDKSSTVFYTIITPMLNPLIYTLRNGELKNAMKKLWIRKRK, encoded by the coding sequence ATGGAACAAAGGAACAATGTAACAGAGTTTGTCCTCTTGGGGCTCACTCAGAGTGTCCAGGgtcagaaaatattatttgtctttttcctgctTATCTACATTGTGACAATGGTGGGCAACTTACTCATTGTCATGAATGTGGTGGTCAGCTCAATGCGGAATGCCCCTATGTACTTCTTTCTTGGCTATTTATCATTTATGAATGCTGTTTATTCAACTACAGTCACTCCAAATATGATTATAGCCTTGCTGTGTGAGAAGAAAACCATTTCCTTCCAAGCTTGTATGACCAAGCTGTTTATAGGACACTTATTTGGCGGTGCTGATTTATGCCTCCTGGTGGTCATGGCCTATGACcactatgtggccatctgtaaacCCTTGCATTATCTGACAATCATGAATAAGCGAGTGTGTGCTCTGCTGCTGCTCTTGGCCTGGGTTGGTGGGCTTTTGCATGCTGTAATTCATCCTCTCTCTGTTTACAACCTTCCCTATTGTGGCCCAAATGTCATTGACCACTTCATCTGTGACATGTACCTCTTGTTAGAACTTGCCTGCACTGACACCCATGTTATTGCCCTCATAGTGCTGGCCAATGATGGGGCGATCTGTATGGTCATCTTCACACTGTTACTCATCTCCTATGGGGTCATTCTGTACTCCCTGAAGAATCTTAGCCAGGAAGGCAGGCGCAAAGCCTTATCCACCTGTGGCTCCCACATTACTGTCGTGCTCCTCTTCTTTGTGCCCTGTATTTTTACGTATGTGAGGCCTCCTTCCACCTTATCCGTTGATAAATCCTCGACTGTGTTTTATACCATTATTACCCCTATGCTGAACCCTCTAATCTATACTCTGAGAAATGGAGAGTTGAAAAATGCCATGAAAAAGCTCtggatcagaaaaagaaaatga